The proteins below come from a single Pseudanabaena sp. BC1403 genomic window:
- a CDS encoding serpin family protein: MKNCDRITATSLLASLLMGVSASDSASSATLPISQSSPIAVIPTQKPRNSERNRQLNLDTRLIEASHRFSFNLFDRIAKKQINKNIFISPLSISLALSMTYNGASGETQSAMSRTLEVQGIAIGEVNNFNRILQESLLNSDNGTEISIANSLWANKDFPLKQSFVDNTKTYYQAKLSNLDFSDVNAATIINDWVKQKTKGKISKIIEETDSSTTIILVNAIYFKSGWRKPFNKSNTKPKPFTLDNGTKIQHPAMSQTEFYPYLDTPEFQAVKLPYRSTRYSMDIFLPKSTSNLTVFQKLLTAKNWQVWSDKFEKREVFIQLPSFKIEYGIDLINTLQNMGMQIAFRSDADFSNLSAERAFINEVKHKTFVDVNEQGTEAAAVTSVGMTRGLNSPDSESAQMIIDRPFFFAISDRQTGTILFMGAIKNPSK; the protein is encoded by the coding sequence ATGAAGAACTGCGATCGTATTACTGCTACTAGTTTATTAGCCTCATTACTTATGGGAGTGAGTGCTTCAGATAGTGCTAGCTCGGCTACTTTACCTATTAGCCAATCGTCGCCTATTGCAGTCATTCCAACTCAAAAGCCAAGAAATTCCGAGCGTAATCGCCAATTAAATCTTGATACACGATTGATTGAGGCAAGCCATCGTTTTAGTTTCAATCTATTTGATCGTATTGCTAAAAAACAAATAAATAAGAATATATTTATTTCACCTCTAAGCATATCACTCGCCCTATCAATGACCTATAACGGTGCGAGTGGAGAGACTCAAAGTGCTATGTCGAGAACTTTAGAGGTGCAAGGTATTGCGATCGGAGAAGTGAATAACTTCAATCGAATACTGCAAGAATCGCTTTTGAATAGTGATAACGGCACTGAGATTAGTATTGCCAACTCACTGTGGGCAAATAAGGATTTTCCTTTAAAACAATCGTTTGTAGACAATACAAAAACTTACTATCAAGCAAAACTAAGCAATCTTGACTTTAGCGATGTCAATGCCGCAACTATCATCAATGATTGGGTGAAACAAAAAACTAAAGGTAAAATCAGTAAAATCATAGAGGAAACGGACAGTAGCACTACAATCATTTTGGTTAACGCTATTTATTTCAAAAGTGGATGGAGAAAGCCTTTTAATAAGTCAAATACTAAGCCAAAGCCTTTTACTCTAGATAATGGCACAAAGATTCAACATCCAGCGATGTCACAGACAGAGTTCTATCCATATCTTGACACACCTGAGTTTCAAGCTGTTAAACTTCCCTATCGGTCTACACGCTATAGTATGGACATCTTCTTGCCGAAGTCTACATCTAATCTAACGGTGTTCCAAAAACTATTAACAGCAAAAAATTGGCAGGTTTGGTCAGATAAGTTTGAGAAAAGAGAAGTATTTATCCAATTACCAAGTTTTAAAATAGAATATGGTATTGATCTCATTAATACTCTCCAAAATATGGGTATGCAAATTGCTTTTAGATCAGATGCAGACTTTAGTAATCTTTCAGCAGAAAGAGCCTTTATCAATGAAGTGAAGCACAAAACTTTTGTCGATGTGAATGAGCAAGGAACTGAAGCGGCGGCAGTTACTTCTGTTGGTATGACAAGAGGGCTTAATTCACCAGACTCAGAAAGTGCCCAGATGATTATTGATCGCCCATTTTTCTTTGCCATTAGCGATCGCCAAACAGGCACAATCCTCTTCATGGGCGCAATTAAAAATCCATCTAAATAA
- a CDS encoding serpin family protein, whose amino-acid sequence MNTCYRATLISLLALALIGCAVPDTRNPQVSLISTVSPAPTNIAESPKPIIDNRPNNRKVKLDDRLVQASTSFGFNLFDRIAKQDPNKNIFISPSSVAIALSMTYNGASGETQEAIAKALELQGIKIDEVNDYNRNIQKLLANGDTNVELSIANSLWARKDIALEKTFLNKVKEFYQAEISNLDFKDPNAANTINAWVKKNTKDKIDKIVDRIELDSMLFLINAVYFKGKWESPFEKSLTKPQPFTLADGTKIQHPAMSRSGEYRYYDAPTFQAISLPYGTGRFSMEIFLPKSKSNLLEFQKQLTAKNWQEWSMKFTRKEGLIQLPRFKVEYETSLKSALENMGMAIAFEPDKADFRNLSNVKAFIGDVKHKTFVEVNEEGTEAAAATSIEMKVTSAMPSEEPPFQMIVNRPFFFAISDRQTGTIIFMGAIKNPK is encoded by the coding sequence ATGAACACTTGTTATCGAGCCACTCTCATTAGTCTGTTAGCTTTAGCCTTAATAGGATGTGCAGTCCCAGACACTCGTAATCCTCAAGTTTCACTAATTAGCACAGTGAGTCCAGCGCCAACTAATATCGCTGAATCTCCAAAACCAATTATTGATAATCGTCCAAATAATCGCAAAGTAAAACTGGATGATCGATTAGTTCAAGCAAGTACCAGTTTTGGATTTAATCTATTTGATCGCATTGCCAAGCAAGATCCTAATAAGAATATATTTATCTCCCCTTCGAGTGTAGCGATCGCCTTATCGATGACCTATAACGGCGCGAGTGGCGAGACCCAAGAGGCGATCGCTAAGGCTTTAGAATTGCAAGGCATCAAAATAGATGAGGTGAATGACTACAATCGGAACATCCAAAAATTACTAGCCAATGGCGATACAAACGTCGAGTTAAGTATTGCGAACTCACTCTGGGCGCGAAAGGATATTGCATTAGAGAAGACTTTTCTAAATAAAGTGAAGGAATTCTATCAAGCCGAAATCAGCAACCTTGACTTTAAAGATCCTAATGCCGCAAATACGATTAATGCTTGGGTAAAGAAAAATACCAAGGACAAAATCGATAAAATTGTTGATCGCATTGAGCTAGATAGTATGCTCTTTTTAATTAATGCAGTTTACTTTAAAGGTAAATGGGAATCTCCCTTTGAAAAATCTCTCACTAAGCCACAGCCCTTTACCCTTGCTGATGGTACAAAGATCCAACATCCTGCCATGTCGCGATCGGGTGAGTATCGCTATTACGACGCACCGACTTTTCAAGCGATTAGTCTTCCCTATGGCACTGGACGCTTCAGTATGGAGATTTTCTTGCCAAAGTCTAAATCAAATCTTTTAGAGTTTCAGAAGCAACTGACTGCAAAGAATTGGCAAGAATGGTCAATGAAATTCACTCGCAAAGAAGGCTTGATTCAATTACCGCGCTTTAAAGTGGAATATGAGACTAGTCTCAAATCAGCTTTGGAAAATATGGGTATGGCGATCGCATTTGAGCCAGACAAGGCAGATTTTCGTAATCTCTCAAACGTTAAAGCCTTTATCGGAGACGTAAAGCATAAAACCTTTGTCGAAGTCAACGAAGAAGGAACAGAAGCAGCCGCAGCGACTTCTATCGAGATGAAAGTAACCTCAGCGATGCCTTCTGAAGAACCTCCATTTCAGATGATTGTCAATCGTCCATTTTTCTTTGCAATTAGCGATCGGCAAACTGGCACAATCATCTTTATGGGTGCAATTAAAAACCCCAAATAA
- a CDS encoding AbrB/MazE/SpoVT family DNA-binding domain-containing protein, translated as MTAAIAKWGNSLAVRIPQAIAEQVQIQAGSEISIDIIDGKIVLTPHQRKKYTLDELLNGMTSEHLHAEIPTGVSVGNEVW; from the coding sequence ATGACTGCCGCGATCGCTAAGTGGGGTAATAGTTTGGCTGTACGCATTCCTCAAGCTATAGCCGAACAGGTGCAAATTCAAGCTGGAAGCGAAATCAGTATTGATATTATTGATGGCAAGATTGTTTTGACACCGCATCAGCGTAAAAAATATACTCTAGATGAATTGCTGAATGGCATGACCTCTGAGCATCTCCATGCAGAAATTCCTACGGGTGTTTCTGTTGGGAATGAAGTATGGTAA
- the mazF gene encoding endoribonuclease MazF, translated as MVKLYIPDRGDIVWLDFDPQAGHEQSGYRPAFVISPIAYNQRSNLALICPITSKIKGWKFEVQLTDTKAKGVILADQIKSLDWQARKIDFIEKASASIIDEVIGKIEALLI; from the coding sequence ATGGTAAAGCTATACATCCCTGATCGTGGTGATATTGTCTGGCTAGATTTCGATCCACAGGCTGGACATGAACAATCTGGATATCGTCCCGCTTTTGTGATTTCGCCGATCGCCTATAATCAAAGGTCTAATTTGGCTCTGATTTGTCCGATTACTTCTAAAATTAAGGGATGGAAGTTTGAAGTTCAGCTCACGGATACTAAGGCTAAGGGAGTGATTCTTGCTGATCAGATTAAGAGTTTAGATTGGCAAGCGAGAAAGATTGATTTTATTGAGAAGGCTTCTGCAAGTATTATTGATGAAGTTATCGGCAAAATTGAGGCGTTATTAATCTAG
- a CDS encoding AAA family ATPase, with amino-acid sequence MEDKIRYKEILLPSEEPFLSYSVGESKSLEPLSLVNIFIGSNNCGKSRLIRSLFYLKFFRYKTNKYDATDCHNLLKELDRDFQLVFTNTRPNVTVVGDISITYIEEKLQAQDRDFIDCNNPIYKVIEDILQTLINITETTAKKEELYAYPIRFIGESSKKEFDKLNIDLKLGSERRYYIPSLRGMRPLLEDQNISCKSRIKKEHNVYENRTKKDYFGKDTLLENMKIFTGLELYQTLKEKLLGEPDERKQVRKFEEFLSENFFENKEVTLIPREKEPKVVHIKIGEEPQFPIYNLGDGLQNLIICTFNIFMEKERCLFFMEEPDMFMHPSMQRAFLEVLSKVDRHQYFITSHSNHFLDMTIDFANISVFHFSKHEDTQPQFHIRPSSPRDREILLDLGVRNSSVFITNATIWVEGKTDRLYLKAYMKKYIDELEYSDPKKYSELIKLKEDYHYSFVEYQGANLTHWSFEPDEKETKEIKASYVCAHAFLIADGDVATKGDRKQIYTDMLGDRFYLLEVKEIENLLPVEVLREIVANKFENHQVDINSIDYKKYSKPKIPLGEYLDSLLPQPLERAVFAEKSGTIKAKGTFCDSAVKFIQDTKWSLKNYRKIKILCEKIFNHIITQNKNS; translated from the coding sequence ATGGAAGATAAAATCAGATACAAAGAAATACTTTTACCTTCTGAAGAGCCATTCTTAAGTTATTCAGTTGGTGAATCTAAATCACTTGAGCCATTATCTTTAGTAAATATATTTATCGGCTCAAATAATTGTGGTAAGAGCAGATTAATCCGCTCTTTATTCTATCTAAAATTTTTTAGATATAAAACGAATAAATATGATGCAACAGATTGCCATAATTTACTAAAAGAACTTGATAGGGACTTTCAATTGGTTTTTACTAATACACGCCCAAATGTAACGGTAGTTGGAGATATTTCTATCACATACATAGAGGAAAAGTTACAAGCTCAAGACAGAGACTTTATTGATTGTAATAATCCAATATATAAAGTTATTGAAGATATTTTGCAAACCCTTATCAACATAACTGAAACCACAGCTAAAAAAGAAGAGCTTTATGCATATCCAATTAGGTTCATTGGTGAAAGTTCTAAGAAAGAGTTTGACAAACTTAATATTGATTTAAAGTTGGGTAGTGAGAGACGATATTACATACCTAGTCTTAGAGGGATGCGTCCCTTATTAGAAGATCAGAATATAAGTTGTAAAAGCAGAATAAAGAAAGAACATAATGTATACGAAAATAGAACTAAGAAAGATTACTTTGGCAAAGATACTCTATTAGAGAATATGAAAATATTTACAGGGCTTGAGTTATATCAAACTCTGAAGGAAAAACTACTTGGTGAACCAGATGAAAGAAAACAGGTGAGAAAGTTTGAGGAGTTTCTATCGGAGAACTTTTTTGAGAATAAAGAAGTAACTTTAATACCCAGAGAGAAAGAGCCAAAAGTAGTTCACATTAAAATTGGTGAGGAGCCTCAATTTCCAATTTATAACTTAGGTGATGGTTTACAAAATCTAATTATTTGTACTTTTAACATTTTTATGGAAAAAGAAAGGTGTCTTTTCTTTATGGAAGAACCTGATATGTTTATGCATCCGTCAATGCAAAGAGCATTCTTAGAAGTACTATCAAAAGTTGATCGACATCAATATTTCATCACTTCTCACTCTAATCATTTCCTAGATATGACAATTGATTTTGCCAATATCTCAGTATTTCATTTCTCTAAACATGAAGATACTCAACCACAGTTTCATATTCGCCCATCTTCACCACGCGATAGAGAAATACTACTTGACTTAGGAGTAAGAAACTCATCTGTCTTTATTACTAACGCAACAATTTGGGTTGAAGGTAAAACAGATCGTCTTTATCTCAAAGCTTACATGAAAAAATATATTGATGAGTTAGAGTATAGCGATCCTAAAAAATATAGTGAACTAATTAAACTAAAAGAAGATTACCATTACTCGTTTGTAGAATATCAAGGCGCAAATTTAACCCATTGGAGTTTCGAGCCAGATGAAAAAGAAACAAAAGAGATTAAAGCTAGTTATGTTTGCGCCCATGCTTTTCTTATCGCTGATGGTGATGTAGCCACCAAAGGCGATCGTAAGCAAATATATACCGACATGCTAGGCGATAGATTTTATCTTCTTGAAGTAAAAGAAATTGAAAACCTTCTACCAGTTGAAGTACTAAGAGAAATAGTTGCCAATAAGTTTGAGAACCATCAAGTAGATATAAATTCTATCGATTACAAAAAATATTCAAAGCCTAAGATTCCTTTAGGAGAGTATCTTGATAGTCTTTTACCACAGCCACTAGAGAGGGCAGTTTTCGCTGAAAAATCTGGAACAATCAAAGCAAAAGGTACATTCTGTGATTCTGCTGTCAAATTTATACAAGATACTAAATGGTCATTAAAAAACTATCGCAAAATTAAAATTCTCTGTGAGAAAATTTTTAACCATATAATCACTCAAAACAAGAATTCTTAA
- a CDS encoding putative toxin-antitoxin system toxin component, PIN family produces the protein MKINRVVFDTNVIVSALMFPRSLPRQAFNIAYSTDNILLSTATILELEEVLRRKKFDKYLSMEERVQFIARFFVDAEIIEIKEKITACRDRKDDKFLELAVNGKASYIITGDQDLLVLNPFQDIAIISVSDYLSLS, from the coding sequence ATGAAGATTAATCGAGTTGTTTTTGATACGAACGTCATTGTCAGTGCTTTGATGTTTCCTCGTTCTTTGCCAAGACAAGCATTTAACATTGCTTATTCCACAGATAATATTTTACTATCCACAGCAACTATCTTAGAACTGGAGGAAGTTCTAAGGCGCAAAAAATTTGATAAATATTTATCAATGGAAGAGCGTGTACAATTCATTGCTAGATTTTTTGTCGATGCAGAAATCATCGAAATCAAGGAAAAAATTACTGCATGTCGCGATCGCAAAGATGATAAGTTCTTAGAACTGGCTGTCAACGGTAAGGCGAGTTACATCATCACTGGCGATCAAGATTTGCTTGTGCTAAATCCATTTCAAGATATTGCAATTATTTCTGTATCAGATTATTTAAGTTTGTCTTGA
- the cobN gene encoding cobaltochelatase subunit CobN, which yields MHRIATISGGWNQSTDSVVFVDQQPAPIVIITAADTDIQTLAAATAQLPEDFPQIRVVNVLQLQQQIAIDTYAEEILGSAKVIIVRLIGGQSYWSYGLEVVKETVANTGAVLIVLPGDEHPDPNLTSHSTTTLTLVNQAWQYFIEAGVSNYQNLLKFIAKEFLAIAIEYQIPQPVPRIGIYEFTAPQSSVSVLEVDPPQPPLRKGGEENASSFLRGIEGDLGLVAILFYRAHYLSGNTSAIAALCEALHARNLTPLPIYVSSLKEPDVQAELIRYCLPESGQKVDVIMNTTSFSLASLKTDTPQVDLWEALNVPVFQVIFSGGLKKTWANGTQGLNPRDMAMNVVLPEVDGRIITRAVSFKAMQGQNLALQTEVLTYEPVRSRINFVADLAAKWLQLKHTNVGDRKIALILANYPNRDGRLANGVGLDTPASCLEILKALRSSGYSVGEIPETSDELMKLLTTGVTNDRESFGVRQVYQSLSLEDYQNYFQNLPELVQNGIKSRWSEPRQAKEFEIAGIQFGNIFVGIQPSRGYDLDPTLNYHAPDLEPTHDYMAFYHWVRNKFNAHAIAHIGKHGNLEWLPGKSVALSENCYPEAAFGAMPHFYPFIVNDPGEGSQAKRRSQAVILDHLTPPMTRAELYGGLQQLEGLIDEYYEAETLDPSRLGMIRDRLIETIKQEHLHQDLGISLDRLEDSLNTILTTADGYLCEIKEAQIRDGLHIFGQCPEGRQLRDLVVAIARNPTANRMGLTRAIAQDWGLDFDPLTADLGDLLPASSHPRLANCRIIGDAVEVIEEYAADLVAQIIEEIPPTPLAKGGEIATELIWIRDRLLPSLYKTNQEITNLLRGLNGEYIPSGASGAPTRGRPEVLPTGRNFYSVDIRAVPTETAWDIGRKAADVLIETYTQEHGEYPQTLGLSIWGTSTMRTGGDDLAEALALLGVQPVWDGVSRRVIDFEILPLSILGRPRVDVTLRISGFFRDAFPNLIDLFDSAVNAVANLDEPADQNPLAAKVQEESTRWQSEGLTIEQAEERSRYRVFGSKPSAYGAGLQGLIESQNWESEQDLARAYINWSAYAYTSKSEGKSAPEAFNQRLGNMQIVLQNQDNREHDILDSDDYYQFQGGMTAAIASISGNAPEVYFGDNSRMAQPKVRKLSEEIARVYRSRVVNPKWIAGAMRHGYKGAFEMSATLDYLFAYDATTNCVSDFMYEGVSEAYIFNPEVQNFIKSSNPWALRDMSERLLEANQRGMWQDVTADMLDRLKAIANDAEGAIESQT from the coding sequence ATGCATCGTATCGCTACTATTTCAGGCGGCTGGAACCAGTCCACCGACAGCGTTGTTTTTGTCGATCAGCAACCTGCGCCGATTGTCATTATCACGGCTGCCGATACGGATATCCAGACCCTTGCGGCGGCTACTGCTCAATTACCTGAAGATTTTCCGCAGATTCGGGTGGTGAATGTATTGCAATTGCAGCAACAAATAGCGATCGATACCTATGCAGAAGAGATTTTAGGAAGTGCCAAAGTAATTATTGTTAGATTGATTGGAGGACAATCTTACTGGAGCTATGGATTAGAGGTGGTTAAGGAAACTGTGGCAAATACTGGTGCAGTCTTGATAGTGTTGCCAGGAGATGAGCATCCTGACCCGAATTTAACTAGCCATTCCACAACAACTCTAACTTTGGTGAATCAGGCTTGGCAATATTTCATCGAAGCAGGAGTTAGTAATTATCAGAATTTATTGAAGTTTATTGCCAAGGAATTTTTAGCAATTGCGATAGAATACCAAATACCGCAGCCAGTGCCGCGCATTGGCATATATGAATTTACAGCTCCTCAATCTTCTGTCTCCGTTTTAGAAGTTGATCCCCCCCAGCCCCCCTTGAGAAAGGGGGGAGAAGAAAATGCTTCCTCCTTTTTAAGGGGGATTGAGGGGGATCTCGGACTAGTGGCGATTCTTTTTTATCGTGCTCATTATTTATCGGGAAATACATCAGCGATCGCCGCTTTATGTGAAGCTTTACATGCAAGGAATCTCACGCCTTTACCAATTTATGTTTCATCCTTAAAGGAACCCGATGTGCAAGCGGAATTAATTCGCTATTGCTTGCCTGAATCTGGTCAAAAAGTTGATGTAATTATGAATACGACTAGCTTCTCTTTAGCGAGTTTAAAAACGGATACGCCGCAAGTCGATCTATGGGAAGCTTTGAATGTGCCTGTGTTTCAGGTGATTTTTAGTGGTGGGCTGAAGAAAACTTGGGCGAATGGTACGCAGGGATTAAATCCTCGCGATATGGCGATGAATGTGGTTTTGCCTGAAGTCGATGGCAGGATTATCACTAGGGCAGTTTCTTTTAAAGCGATGCAGGGGCAAAATCTTGCCTTACAAACGGAAGTGCTGACCTATGAACCCGTGCGATCGCGAATTAATTTTGTGGCTGATCTGGCGGCGAAATGGTTACAGCTAAAGCATACCAATGTGGGCGATCGCAAGATTGCGTTGATTCTCGCTAACTATCCCAATCGTGATGGCAGATTAGCGAATGGTGTGGGTTTAGATACGCCAGCGAGTTGTTTGGAGATTCTCAAAGCTTTGCGAAGTTCGGGCTATAGCGTTGGGGAAATCCCTGAAACTAGCGATGAACTGATGAAGTTATTAACGACAGGTGTAACCAACGATCGTGAATCCTTTGGGGTGCGTCAGGTCTATCAATCGCTATCCTTAGAAGATTATCAAAACTATTTCCAGAATTTGCCAGAGCTTGTCCAAAATGGAATTAAGTCAAGATGGAGTGAGCCGAGACAAGCAAAAGAATTTGAGATCGCTGGTATCCAATTTGGCAATATTTTTGTCGGGATTCAACCATCTCGTGGCTATGACCTCGATCCTACACTCAATTACCATGCGCCAGATTTAGAGCCGACCCATGACTATATGGCTTTCTATCATTGGGTGCGCAACAAGTTTAACGCCCATGCGATCGCCCATATCGGCAAGCATGGCAACCTTGAATGGCTCCCAGGAAAGAGCGTAGCTCTGTCGGAAAATTGCTATCCTGAAGCCGCCTTTGGTGCGATGCCGCATTTTTATCCCTTTATCGTTAACGACCCTGGGGAAGGCTCTCAAGCCAAAAGGCGATCGCAAGCGGTAATTCTCGATCATCTTACGCCGCCGATGACTCGCGCTGAGCTATATGGTGGTTTGCAGCAATTAGAAGGCTTAATTGATGAATATTACGAAGCGGAAACTCTCGATCCTTCGCGTTTGGGGATGATTCGCGATCGCCTTATAGAAACCATCAAGCAGGAACATCTCCATCAAGATTTGGGGATTTCCCTAGACCGTTTAGAGGATTCGCTGAATACAATTCTCACCACTGCCGATGGTTATCTCTGCGAAATTAAGGAAGCTCAAATTCGAGATGGGTTGCATATCTTCGGGCAATGTCCAGAAGGTCGGCAGTTAAGGGATTTAGTCGTTGCGATCGCCCGCAATCCTACAGCTAATCGGATGGGTTTGACTAGAGCGATCGCGCAAGATTGGGGTTTAGATTTCGATCCATTGACTGCGGATTTAGGTGATTTACTTCCAGCAAGTTCTCATCCACGCTTAGCGAATTGTAGAATTATTGGTGATGCGGTTGAAGTTATAGAGGAATATGCGGCGGATTTGGTGGCACAGATTATTGAAGAGATCCCCCCTACCCCCCTTGCAAAGGGGGGCGAAATTGCGACAGAACTAATATGGATTCGCGATCGCCTTTTGCCATCTCTCTACAAAACCAATCAAGAAATCACGAATCTCCTGCGTGGACTCAATGGTGAATATATTCCAAGTGGCGCATCAGGAGCACCAACTAGAGGCAGACCCGAGGTACTGCCCACTGGACGCAATTTCTATTCGGTGGATATTCGTGCAGTGCCGACAGAAACGGCTTGGGATATTGGGCGCAAGGCTGCGGATGTGCTGATCGAAACCTATACTCAAGAACATGGCGAATATCCGCAAACCTTGGGGCTATCGATTTGGGGAACTTCGACAATGCGAACGGGTGGCGATGATCTTGCTGAAGCTCTGGCTTTGCTTGGCGTGCAACCTGTTTGGGATGGCGTATCGCGGCGCGTGATTGATTTTGAGATCTTGCCATTGTCGATTCTGGGTCGTCCCCGTGTGGATGTGACCTTGCGAATTTCGGGATTCTTTCGAGATGCATTTCCCAATCTCATCGATTTATTTGATAGTGCGGTGAATGCAGTGGCGAATCTTGACGAACCTGCCGATCAAAATCCGCTTGCGGCAAAAGTTCAAGAAGAATCTACTCGCTGGCAATCTGAAGGGCTGACCATAGAACAAGCAGAAGAGCGATCGCGTTATCGGGTATTTGGCTCGAAGCCGAGTGCTTATGGTGCTGGTTTGCAGGGTTTGATCGAGTCGCAAAACTGGGAGAGCGAGCAGGATCTAGCCCGTGCCTATATTAATTGGAGCGCCTATGCCTACACTAGCAAGTCTGAGGGTAAATCTGCTCCTGAAGCCTTTAATCAACGGCTCGGCAATATGCAAATCGTGCTGCAAAATCAGGACAATCGCGAGCATGACATTCTCGATTCCGATGATTATTATCAGTTTCAGGGTGGGATGACCGCAGCAATCGCCTCGATATCTGGCAATGCGCCAGAAGTATACTTTGGCGATAATTCACGGATGGCACAGCCCAAGGTTCGTAAATTGAGTGAAGAGATTGCGCGGGTTTATCGATCGCGTGTCGTCAATCCCAAATGGATCGCAGGAGCGATGCGTCACGGTTATAAAGGAGCTTTTGAGATGTCGGCAACGCTCGATTATCTGTTTGCTTATGATGCTACGACTAACTGCGTTTCGGACTTTATGTATGAGGGAGTTTCGGAAGCCTATATCTTTAATCCTGAAGTCCAGAATTTCATCAAATCTAGCAATCCTTGGGCGTTGCGAGATATGTCGGAACGCTTACTAGAAGCGAATCAGCGTGGGATGTGGCAAGACGTGACTGCGGATATGTTGGATCGCCTAAAGGCGATCGCTAATGATGCCGAAGGTGCGATCGAATCTCAGACCTAA